The following are encoded together in the Robertmurraya sp. FSL R5-0851 genome:
- the minD gene encoding septum site-determining protein MinD, whose protein sequence is MGQAIVVTSGKGGVGKTTTSANIGTALALQGKRVCLVDTDIGLRNLDVVMGLENRIIYDLVDVVEGRCKIHQALVKDKRFDDLLYLLPAAQTSDKTAVQPEQMKTLINNLKQDYDYIIIDCPAGIEQGYKNAVAGADKAIVVTTPEVSAVRDADRIIGLLEKEENVEAPKLVINRIRSHMMKNGDMLDVDEITAHLSIDLIGIVADDDEVIKASNHGEPIALNPNSKASIAYRNIARRILGESIPLQQLDDSDKGVFTKIKKFFGVK, encoded by the coding sequence ATGGGACAAGCCATTGTTGTAACTTCAGGAAAAGGTGGAGTAGGGAAAACGACTACTTCTGCAAATATTGGTACTGCACTAGCCTTACAAGGGAAGCGTGTCTGCCTTGTTGATACAGATATTGGATTGAGAAACTTAGACGTTGTGATGGGACTTGAAAACCGAATTATTTACGATTTAGTTGACGTCGTGGAAGGTCGCTGTAAGATTCATCAAGCGTTAGTTAAAGATAAGAGATTTGATGATCTACTTTACCTGCTTCCAGCAGCACAAACTAGTGATAAAACGGCAGTTCAGCCTGAACAAATGAAAACATTGATTAACAATTTGAAGCAGGACTATGATTATATTATTATTGACTGTCCGGCGGGAATTGAGCAAGGTTACAAAAATGCAGTTGCAGGTGCGGATAAAGCTATTGTTGTAACTACACCTGAGGTTTCAGCTGTTCGGGATGCGGACAGAATCATCGGACTACTGGAAAAGGAAGAAAATGTGGAGGCGCCAAAGCTCGTGATTAATCGTATACGCAGCCATATGATGAAAAATGGAGATATGCTTGATGTAGACGAAATCACCGCACACCTATCTATTGATTTAATTGGAATAGTGGCAGATGATGACGAAGTGATTAAAGCGTCTAATCATGGTGAACCAATCGCACTTAATCCTAATTCAAAAGCATCAATTGCTTATCGAAATATTGCACGCCGAATACTAGGCGAATCCATACCTCTCCAACAGCTTGATGATAGTGATAAGGGTGTATTTACTAAAATTAAAAAGTTTTTTGGTGTTAAGTAA
- the minC gene encoding septum site-determining protein MinC encodes MKKTQNVLIKGTKDGLTLHLDDLCSYEELKKELDSKLTENSLANKDRPLISVRVQVGNRYLTEEQQEEIKNLIRQKKNLVVELIQSNVMTREEADLAIAANEIIPVARVIRSGQVLETPGDLLLVGDVNPGGTVRAGGNIFIIGALKGIAHAGCFGNSKAVVVASVMNPSQIRISHCINRAPDYGTDKERREMECAYIDENDQIVIDRLQVLSQLRPNLTKLKGGR; translated from the coding sequence ATGAAGAAGACACAAAATGTGCTAATTAAAGGAACAAAGGATGGATTAACGTTACACTTAGATGATCTTTGCTCCTATGAAGAATTAAAAAAGGAATTAGATTCCAAATTAACCGAAAATTCTTTAGCTAACAAGGATCGACCTTTAATATCCGTACGAGTTCAAGTAGGTAACCGATACTTGACAGAAGAACAGCAAGAAGAAATTAAAAATTTAATACGCCAAAAAAAGAATTTAGTTGTTGAATTAATTCAATCAAATGTAATGACAAGGGAAGAGGCTGATCTAGCAATAGCGGCAAATGAGATCATCCCAGTAGCGAGAGTTATTCGGTCAGGTCAAGTACTAGAAACACCAGGTGATTTGCTTTTGGTGGGAGATGTAAATCCTGGTGGAACGGTTCGAGCCGGTGGGAATATCTTTATTATAGGAGCATTAAAGGGAATTGCTCACGCAGGATGCTTTGGAAATTCAAAGGCAGTCGTTGTTGCCTCAGTAATGAATCCTTCACAAATTAGAATAAGTCATTGCATTAACCGTGCTCCTGATTATGGAACAGACAAGGAGAGACGGGAGATGGAATGTGCCTATATTGATGAAAATGATCAAATTGTTATTGATAGATTGCAAGTATTATCTCAGCTAAGACCAAACTTAACGAAGCTGAAAGGGGGACGCTAA
- the mreD gene encoding rod shape-determining protein MreD, producing the protein MKKLLLPIFVLFFFILESLFVELFSPQLFNSDRIIVPHFLLVVLLFLTVYGGKKQGILYAAIFGLLFDIVYTEVIGIYFFLYPLIAYFVSKTMQLIHNHLVVVSLTSMVGIILLELGVYELNYLLKVTEMAFQTFLQERLYPTLILNLVFTILVSFPLKRQFDKYAEELRNE; encoded by the coding sequence GTGAAAAAACTCCTTCTTCCTATTTTTGTGTTATTTTTTTTCATACTAGAGAGTCTGTTTGTTGAACTTTTTTCTCCGCAGCTTTTTAATAGTGATCGCATCATCGTCCCTCATTTTCTTTTAGTAGTTCTTTTGTTTTTAACCGTTTACGGTGGAAAGAAACAAGGGATTCTGTATGCGGCTATTTTTGGGCTGCTCTTTGATATTGTTTATACAGAAGTAATTGGGATTTATTTCTTTTTGTACCCACTTATTGCTTATTTTGTTTCAAAGACGATGCAGCTTATACATAATCATCTCGTTGTAGTTTCATTAACATCTATGGTGGGAATTATCCTACTAGAGCTTGGTGTGTATGAGTTAAACTATTTATTAAAAGTAACCGAAATGGCATTTCAAACTTTCTTACAGGAGAGGCTTTATCCGACCTTAATACTAAATTTAGTGTTTACGATTTTGGTTTCCTTTCCTCTTAAACGACAGTTTGATAAGTATGCAGAGGAACTTAGAAATGAATAA
- the mreC gene encoding rod shape-determining protein MreC: MPQFLSNKRLIILLVSIIILVALIGFSIREREKLTWPEQFIKDTTGWVQSAFSRPTNYVAGFFENVRDLQNTYEENKELKARLDELVQLEVDVQTLAKENKELREILDNKEDLSAFDPVQAIVVGRNPERWHELLVINKGKQDGIQQNMAVITANGLIGKVKSTSQFTSTIQLLSANDPTNRISAKIIGETETYGTIEGYDEERKLLKLKRLPYDAKIEKDQIVTTSGLGGVFPQNLPVGKVVEVVPDEFGLNQTAYVEPGADFYDIRHVMVVTVKTQAPDLSDITSEEEEEL, encoded by the coding sequence ATGCCACAATTTTTATCAAATAAACGCCTTATCATTTTATTAGTTAGCATCATCATTCTCGTGGCATTAATCGGTTTTTCTATAAGAGAGCGAGAGAAGTTAACATGGCCTGAACAATTTATTAAAGATACGACAGGATGGGTACAATCAGCCTTTTCGCGTCCTACCAATTATGTAGCAGGTTTCTTTGAGAATGTAAGAGATTTGCAAAATACATATGAAGAGAACAAGGAATTAAAAGCTCGATTAGACGAGTTAGTGCAACTTGAGGTAGATGTTCAAACGCTAGCAAAAGAGAATAAAGAACTACGCGAGATTCTTGATAATAAGGAAGATTTAAGTGCGTTTGATCCTGTCCAAGCAATCGTTGTTGGTAGAAACCCTGAAAGATGGCATGAACTACTTGTTATTAATAAGGGGAAACAAGACGGTATCCAACAAAATATGGCGGTTATTACTGCAAATGGGCTAATTGGAAAAGTAAAAAGCACGAGTCAGTTCACTTCGACCATTCAGCTATTAAGTGCAAATGATCCAACCAATCGAATTTCTGCAAAAATTATAGGTGAAACAGAAACATACGGGACTATTGAAGGTTATGATGAGGAAAGGAAGCTCCTAAAACTAAAGAGACTACCGTATGATGCAAAAATAGAGAAAGACCAAATTGTTACTACTTCAGGACTAGGAGGAGTATTTCCACAAAACTTGCCAGTTGGAAAAGTAGTTGAAGTCGTTCCAGATGAATTTGGTTTAAATCAAACTGCTTACGTGGAGCCAGGTGCTGACTTTTATGATATCCGTCATGTTATGGTTGTCACTGTGAAAACACAAGCACCTGACTTAAGTGATATTACTAGCGAAGAGGAGGAGGAATTGTGA
- a CDS encoding rod shape-determining protein, producing the protein MFGIGTRDLGIDLGTANTLVYVKGKGIVVREPSVVALQTDTKHIVAVGNDAKNMIGRTPGNVVALRPMKDGVIADYETTATMMKYYINSANKSKGFFSGKPYVMVCVPSGITAVEQRAVIDATRQAGARDAYPIEEPFAAAIGANLPVWEPTGSMVVDIGGGTTEVAIISLGGIVTSQSIRIAGDEMDDAIINYIRKTYNLLIGDRTAETIKVEIGSAGDPEGIENMEIRGRDLLTGLPKTIEIRAEEISKALHDTVYAIVDAVKLTLEKTPPELAADIMDRGIVLTGGGALLRNLDRVISEETNMPVLIAENPLDCVAIGTGKALDHIHLFKNKASETR; encoded by the coding sequence ATGTTTGGAATAGGAACAAGAGATCTTGGAATTGATTTAGGAACAGCAAATACGCTTGTGTATGTAAAGGGAAAAGGGATTGTTGTAAGAGAACCTTCTGTTGTTGCACTACAAACAGATACAAAACATATTGTAGCTGTAGGGAACGATGCGAAAAATATGATTGGTCGAACACCTGGTAATGTGGTAGCTCTTAGACCAATGAAAGACGGAGTTATTGCTGATTATGAAACAACTGCAACGATGATGAAATATTACATAAATTCGGCAAACAAAAGCAAGGGCTTCTTTTCAGGCAAACCTTATGTAATGGTATGTGTACCATCAGGGATAACGGCTGTTGAACAAAGAGCAGTAATAGATGCAACTCGTCAAGCGGGTGCTAGGGATGCATACCCAATAGAAGAACCATTTGCTGCTGCAATCGGAGCGAATCTTCCTGTATGGGAGCCTACTGGCAGCATGGTTGTCGATATCGGCGGAGGGACAACTGAAGTGGCCATTATCTCATTAGGGGGCATCGTGACAAGTCAGTCCATTCGCATTGCTGGGGATGAGATGGATGATGCCATTATTAATTATATTCGAAAAACGTACAATCTTTTGATCGGTGATCGTACAGCAGAAACGATTAAAGTGGAAATTGGAAGTGCGGGTGACCCAGAAGGAATTGAAAATATGGAAATACGCGGTCGTGATTTGTTAACGGGACTACCGAAAACGATTGAAATTAGAGCAGAGGAAATCTCGAAGGCGCTTCATGATACAGTATATGCAATCGTCGATGCAGTTAAGCTGACATTGGAAAAAACTCCACCAGAGCTTGCTGCAGATATTATGGATCGTGGGATTGTCCTTACAGGTGGAGGTGCGCTCCTTCGCAATTTAGACCGAGTAATTAGTGAAGAAACAAATATGCCAGTCCTCATTGCTGAAAACCCACTAGATTGTGTGGCAATAGGTACAGGAAAAGCTCTAGATCATATTCATCTTTTTAAAAATAAAGCTTCAGAAACACGATAA
- a CDS encoding Maf family protein produces MQNLILASSSPRRKELLSILQIPFEVKASDVDETFHSELAPHEVVINLADRKAKHVSKNHSSSIVIGADTIVVADGEVLGKPKTPTEAFEMLRKLSGTTHSVYTGVAIVSAARTTTFYEQTDVTFWELSDEEIHSYISTGEPFDKAGSYGIQGFGSTLVKRIAGDYFTVVGLPVARLVRELKPFR; encoded by the coding sequence ATGCAAAACCTCATTTTAGCCTCTTCCTCTCCTCGACGAAAGGAACTGTTATCCATTCTTCAAATCCCGTTTGAGGTAAAAGCAAGTGATGTGGATGAAACCTTTCATTCCGAACTTGCACCACATGAAGTAGTAATTAATTTAGCAGACCGTAAGGCAAAGCATGTGTCAAAAAATCATTCTTCATCAATTGTCATTGGTGCAGACACGATTGTTGTTGCAGATGGTGAAGTTTTAGGAAAGCCTAAAACTCCAACCGAAGCTTTTGAGATGTTAAGGAAATTATCTGGAACCACACATTCTGTTTATACAGGAGTAGCGATTGTATCAGCTGCTCGTACCACGACTTTTTATGAACAGACTGATGTAACATTCTGGGAGTTATCTGACGAAGAAATTCACTCCTATATAAGTACTGGAGAACCGTTCGATAAGGCAGGTAGCTACGGTATACAGGGATTCGGTAGCACATTAGTGAAACGAATTGCAGGTGATTATTTTACGGTCGTAGGATTACCGGTAGCACGCCTTGTCCGCGAATTAAAACCTTTTAGGTGA
- a CDS encoding sensor domain-containing diguanylate cyclase, giving the protein MEPKAKKIIWILWLSIVPIGFYLAYSFFPPFISGVDFDLFAFFLLISFVASVPMVVNNTPIFLIQWVSLAVFLTFGLFYEMILVQLGIIVLLIKLRVTKQQLYRFPLNSLMFFVCSVLSGMIYYALGGVHGLTLVENPKLLLIAIIYAVVNYALNQLILSGIRYALFKQKQQYFGKDFIWETITSILTLPIGLVLYTLYIEVGVVALLFVGVPFASLSIILNLYYSTEKVNSYLQKAAEIGHELAERLDVDGVLKLFLQKLKTLLPVDEAYVLDKENGQLHIIRMESNHGEFRTFETMKPLKKEEGIGGKVWADKNALIFSSSKEWKPISKEPLSSDMESVLCVPIVKSNEVVGVLLLASSEKRAYEKSQLMILEILCSYLAVAVENARHYEKTKEISERCALTNLYNYRYLDNELQAEYKKLMAAERKKISLILLDIDHFKSVNDTYGHQSGNEILRELATRLENLVGKKGTVARYGGEEFTILLPDVDKQEAFKLAEIVRLTIANWPFTLEQHISENNKKLLVNITASIGVATSPDDADDPQSLIRHADRALYVGAKRAGRNRVAQYVK; this is encoded by the coding sequence ATGGAACCAAAAGCAAAAAAAATCATATGGATATTATGGCTATCAATTGTTCCAATTGGGTTTTATTTAGCATATTCCTTTTTCCCACCATTTATAAGTGGGGTAGATTTTGATTTATTTGCCTTTTTTTTGTTAATCTCTTTCGTTGCATCCGTTCCGATGGTCGTAAATAATACGCCTATTTTTCTTATTCAATGGGTTTCATTGGCGGTGTTTTTAACTTTTGGTTTATTTTATGAAATGATTCTTGTGCAATTGGGGATCATTGTCCTATTAATTAAACTTCGTGTTACCAAACAGCAATTATATCGCTTTCCCCTTAATTCACTTATGTTTTTTGTTTGTTCGGTTCTCAGTGGAATGATTTATTATGCATTAGGTGGCGTACACGGCCTTACTTTGGTAGAGAATCCGAAGCTTTTACTGATAGCAATCATTTACGCTGTCGTAAATTATGCTCTCAATCAGTTGATTCTATCTGGTATTAGATATGCCTTGTTTAAGCAAAAACAGCAGTACTTTGGTAAGGATTTTATTTGGGAGACGATTACATCTATTCTTACTTTGCCTATAGGGCTCGTTCTCTACACGTTATATATCGAGGTTGGCGTTGTGGCTCTACTATTTGTTGGAGTGCCGTTTGCTAGTCTTTCAATCATATTAAACCTCTACTACTCCACTGAAAAGGTGAATAGTTATCTCCAAAAAGCGGCTGAGATTGGGCATGAGCTTGCGGAAAGACTTGATGTGGATGGGGTGCTGAAACTTTTTTTACAAAAATTAAAGACCCTTCTTCCAGTGGATGAAGCATATGTGTTGGATAAAGAGAATGGTCAATTGCATATTATTCGGATGGAAAGTAATCATGGTGAATTCCGAACCTTCGAAACCATGAAACCTTTAAAAAAAGAGGAAGGAATTGGTGGGAAGGTTTGGGCAGATAAAAATGCCCTTATTTTCTCGAGCAGCAAAGAATGGAAACCTATATCAAAGGAACCTTTATCCTCTGATATGGAAAGTGTACTTTGCGTTCCGATTGTTAAAAGCAACGAAGTAGTTGGGGTTTTATTGCTAGCTTCATCTGAAAAAAGGGCATACGAAAAGTCCCAGCTTATGATTCTTGAAATTTTATGCTCTTACTTAGCTGTAGCTGTGGAGAATGCGAGACATTATGAGAAGACAAAAGAAATAAGTGAGCGATGCGCACTTACCAATCTATACAACTATCGATACTTAGATAATGAGCTGCAAGCAGAGTACAAGAAGTTGATGGCTGCTGAAAGGAAGAAAATCTCTCTCATTTTATTAGATATCGACCATTTTAAGTCAGTAAACGACACATATGGTCACCAAAGTGGAAATGAAATATTAAGAGAATTAGCTACTCGATTAGAGAATTTGGTTGGAAAAAAGGGAACAGTTGCGAGATATGGTGGAGAGGAATTTACAATTCTATTACCTGATGTTGATAAGCAAGAGGCATTCAAGCTAGCTGAGATTGTACGATTAACCATTGCTAATTGGCCATTTACCCTCGAACAACATATTTCGGAGAATAATAAAAAATTGCTAGTAAACATTACAGCATCTATTGGAGTAGCTACATCCCCAGATGATGCAGACGATCCTCAATCATTAATACGACACGCGGACCGTGCGTTATATGTAGGAGCAAAGCGCGCGGGGAGAAATAGAGTAGCTCAATACGTAAAATAA
- a CDS encoding bifunctional folylpolyglutamate synthase/dihydrofolate synthase has protein sequence MFLTYEEAVAWIHARLRLGIKPGLSRMEWMMDRLGHPEKHFHSVHIGGTNGKGSTVTFLRSILEEQGYSVGTFTSPYFEQFNERISVNGKPISNDDIVRLVNVIKPLSDELEQTELGGPTEFEVITAMSLVFFGQLSSVDIVLYEVGLGGRFDSTNIINPLLSIITSIGLDHTAILGDTHEKIAFEKAGIIKSGVPIITAVHQSEALQVIKKKASVENADCFVLGEEFLVLNHQSIANGEEFDWKMGDQNWSCIQISMIGKHQIENASLAIMAAHLLNDKSQFVIDSTSIRKGIKKAYWPGRFEVINNYPTVIIDGAHNEEGIHTLVREVKKRYHDKEIHIVFAALRDKKLDGMIQELDAIASQITFVSFDFPRAATSKELYSISLSENKTENMNWETSIEEQLVHLRENQVLIITGSLYFLAEVKPKLLKLLETM, from the coding sequence ATGTTTTTGACTTATGAAGAAGCAGTGGCATGGATTCATGCTAGATTAAGGCTCGGAATCAAGCCGGGGCTTTCAAGGATGGAATGGATGATGGACAGGCTTGGTCATCCAGAGAAACATTTTCACTCCGTACATATTGGGGGGACGAACGGAAAAGGTTCGACCGTTACTTTTTTAAGATCCATTTTAGAAGAGCAGGGTTATTCGGTTGGCACTTTTACTTCACCGTATTTTGAGCAATTTAATGAACGAATTAGTGTGAATGGTAAGCCTATATCTAATGATGATATTGTACGTTTAGTCAATGTTATAAAACCTTTAAGTGATGAACTTGAGCAAACGGAACTTGGGGGACCAACGGAGTTTGAGGTTATAACTGCTATGTCGCTCGTATTTTTTGGTCAGTTAAGCTCTGTTGATATCGTGCTATATGAAGTTGGCCTCGGTGGACGGTTTGACTCAACAAACATAATAAACCCTCTTCTGTCCATTATTACAAGTATTGGTCTTGACCATACTGCCATCTTAGGTGATACGCATGAGAAAATCGCCTTTGAAAAAGCGGGAATTATTAAATCCGGTGTTCCCATCATTACAGCTGTTCATCAATCGGAAGCGTTACAAGTAATAAAAAAGAAGGCTTCAGTAGAGAATGCAGATTGTTTTGTATTAGGGGAAGAGTTTCTTGTTTTAAATCATCAATCAATAGCAAATGGTGAAGAGTTTGATTGGAAGATGGGTGATCAAAACTGGTCTTGTATTCAAATATCGATGATAGGTAAACATCAAATCGAAAATGCGTCTTTAGCGATTATGGCCGCTCATCTATTAAATGATAAAAGCCAATTTGTTATTGACTCCACGTCCATTAGGAAGGGCATCAAAAAAGCCTATTGGCCAGGGAGATTTGAAGTGATAAATAACTACCCGACGGTTATTATTGATGGAGCTCATAACGAAGAGGGAATTCACACATTGGTCCGTGAAGTGAAAAAACGCTACCATGATAAGGAAATTCACATCGTTTTTGCCGCATTAAGAGATAAAAAACTAGATGGAATGATTCAAGAGCTTGATGCTATCGCCTCACAAATCACTTTCGTATCCTTTGATTTTCCACGCGCAGCAACTAGTAAGGAACTCTATTCGATTAGTTTGTCTGAAAATAAAACTGAAAATATGAATTGGGAGACAAGTATTGAAGAGCAATTAGTCCATCTGAGGGAAAACCAAGTACTTATCATTACAGGTTCTCTATACTTTTTAGCAGAGGTAAAACCAAAATTACTAAAACTACTAGAAACGATGTAA